DNA sequence from the Lycium barbarum isolate Lr01 chromosome 5, ASM1917538v2, whole genome shotgun sequence genome:
tagttagtCTCTagaagaatgatacatttttatatttagtaatgatttaactttaaacttctcattttacccttattaagatgatttatagccacaaatATCTATAGTTTTTTTCAATAGGTACAAATATCTATAGCTCATATtataccacaagtttcaaaaaacttcctttcattcttaaactccaTGAACAgtcaaacaacaacatacccagttgaatcccacagtgtggggtttggggagggttaagtgtacgcagaccttacccccaccttgaaaggtagggaggctgtttccgaaagaccctcagctcaaaagaaaataagggaaaagagtcagatacagacaagcaaatcaaagcaatgcgaaaatgagaaataacaagagcaaagaagtcatgataaaacagcatgaaaagacaagacccaacacataaaagcaGGAATCAAAGGGCAACAAACAGTAGAGCAAAATTACGCCTACTAGTGCGAAAGAAAAgcgagactacctactagccttctatcctaatctgagtcctccacaacctcctagctaaggtcatatcctcggtaatctgaaactgcgccatgtcctgtctaatcacctctccccaatatttttttggcctacctctacctctcctaaaaccgtccatagccaacctctcacaactccacactggggcatctatgtctctcctcttcacatgcccaaaccatctcagccttgcttcccgcatcttatcctccaccgatatcactcccaccttgtcccggatgtcctcattcctgatcctatctctcctagtgtgcccacacatccaccgcagcattctcatttccgcgacTTCCATCTTCTGCACGTGAGAgctcttgactggccaacactctacCCGTACAAcagagtcggtctaaccaccactttatagaacttgtccttaagttttggtggcactttcttgtcacacagcactccggaaacgagcctccatttcaaccatcctgcaccaatacgatgtgtgatatCATCGTCAATATTCCCATTCCCTCGtaaaatagacccaagatacttgaaactttctttcttttggatgacctgggtaccaagcttCACTTCTACGTTAGCCTCCTGAGGtacgccactgaacctgcactccaagtactctgtcttggtcctactcaacttgaatcctTTACACTCTAACGTCTGTCTCCAATCCTCTAGCTTAgagttaactccgctacgagtctcgtcaatcaagactatgtcatctgcGAACGACATACACCATGGCatctcaccttgaatttgtcgcgtcaatccatccatcaccaaggcaaataaaaataggctaagagctgatccctgatgcaaaccCATCAGaactgggaagtgctccgagtctcctcctatagtccttaccctggtcttggctccatcatactccatcatacatgtccttgatcgctctaatgtacgccacaggtacacctttagcctccaagcatctccacagaacctctcttggcactttatcATAAGCTTTCTCTAGGTCGATGAACCATGAACAGTCAAAcaccatcacataaattgagatggaggaaGTAATAGATTTGCACGTATAGACACTTCAGTTGCGCTCACCCTTTCTCGAAAGTATCCTTTTATCTGGGGAGATGGTCaatcataatttttttatttatgcgAACCATGTCAGAGAATAACATTCTTACCTTCAATATCGCCACAATATTATTCGTCCAAACATATTGAAACACAACTGCAGATGGAAAACAACAACCTTTTTTTCTCACAACAAGGCAAACTTGAAGCCTGAAAATAGACATAATTAGTGATAGAAAACTTTGGAAAACCAATCACGTCATACAAGGAATAGAAAAACCCAGGCTAGAATCACTTCTCCCTCTGGAAAAGAAATAACAAATATGAAGTTAGTAAGTATGGCCGTATAAAAATTAGAATAAGATACATAACCCAGGAGCCTTCTAGTATGCAATTGAACAAGCCATAATAACCTTCTAATAGCTGCAAACATTACCTCAGTGAAATATTCATAGAAATTGCAATCATGGTCTGTCTTTTGCATCTGCTGAGCACTCCTAAAAAATGCTTCAAAGATTCCCAAGCTTCACCTAGAGACGTGCAATCATAACAACTTCCACTTCCAATCCTAAATGTCAAGATATCCAGTACATCCGACAGAGCAATGCGTCTTCCGAAGGAATCCACATATAACTCGTGCTCCCGAAAATCTGTAAGATGATGTCAAAGACAGTGGTGTTTGTTTTATCAATGTTATCAAACACTATTACACAGTTTGAAATAATCTAACAAAAGATACAactaacaacaatgaaataaGCTTACCACGATGGATAAATACTTATCCCTACTCACCTTTTGAATGATCGAAGCAGGAGGGAAAGAAATTATAATCAGTAACGTGATGTGTGAAAATATTTATGTATAGTCTGCAAAAGTGACGTGTGTAAAATTACCGAAATAACACGAGTGTCAGTGAAACATCGCCTAAGGCTTTATGTATAGTCTGCCAAAGGGCAGATAAAATGCCACAAAGTCTTGAATGACCTTTGCAAGAAGGTCCAAATTCCCCTGTGCTTCTGCTTTAGAAAGATTACTATTAAGTCCATCGTGCAATGTTTCCTAATACCTAGCTTTAGTCGCTAAGATTTGCTCTTCTTGGTGTAAATCTTCCAGCTCTTTTTCCACCTGCATTGGATATCAAACTCGGAGTTGGCTTATAGTTCAAACATTTGAATTAGAATCAATAAGTGCAACATAGTAAAGAATGTAATGTTATGTAATTAGAAAAAatagaagtaacaataatatTTAATCAGTACAATAAAAAACAATAGTATTTAATAAGTTAACAATATATAATTAATTGACCTATCTCTTCTAAAGAGAACACTCGGAATACTTCTAAATAGAATAAAATCCGACTACGAAGTTAAATTTGACTGTTTCTGGAAAATGGATATATGAGTTTGCCAAGTTGATAACCtagagtaacaaaaaaaaaaaaaaaaaatgaactgaGCATTTAGACTAGCATGCAGATTGTATTGAGGTATAGCTCAACAAGAAGAAAACATACCCAAGAGAGCTCCTGTATGGTTGTATGGTTCTTTGTTCCGGCAAGAAACACTAGAAGAGCTCAAACCATATTCAGAGAAACTAGTCAATCTTGTCTAAAGATGAATACACTCTATGTGAAACCAGTAATAACTTTTGCCACTTCATTAGCCTTATCATATTCCCCTTTTGAACACAATAAAGCAATACGGGAATAATAATAACTGAAGTCGAGCAACTGGGTTATTTGATTGTCTCGGTTACTACGATTGTTTGATGCCTTATCCGGAGTCCAAGCCTCGTCGATATCTATTTTGTATTTGCATAATAAGTCTTTAGAAtcagctctcttctctctcctatcATAATTAGGCTCCTCTAATAAATTCCAACCTCTTCTAACAGGGAAAAACACGGACACCACTTCATTGAGAATATTAACTGCCTCTTGGATGCTTCCTCGCTCACACAACTGAGAAAGAAAACTTATAATAGACTCTGTTCCATTCTCACTTTCAGCTCTGCCAAGAAGATCAATTACAGATTTTGACTGAAACATCTCCCTCAAAATGCATCGAGATTCTTCCATCCTTCCTTTATCACATAAGCCTCTCACCAAGTACATGAAACCCAAGAAATCAGGTCTCATTTTGAACTCAGAAAAGAACCCAAGAGCCCCCTCCATGTCACCCTTCTGACAATAGCTGTTAAGTACTGCACTGACAGTGAATTCATCTGGTGTTAGGCCTTCAGCTTGTAAATCAAGGAGAAGCTTCATAGTTTCCTGGACTTGACCTAACTTGCTGTATCCATCAATTAATGAATTGTATATGAGAGTATTCGGTCTAAGATTCTTTACGGACATCTCCTCAAACAACCTCCTCGCATCTTCTAAAAGACCTTCTTTTGATAAAGTGTCAATGAGTATTCCGCATGTGATTTCTGAAGGAGCTACATCAATTTTTTCTAATGAATCAAATAACCGAAAAGCTTCAACCACACACCCTTGACGACACAACCCATTGATAACTGAGTTATAGGTTACAATATTGAAAGAAATTCCCTTATTCTTGGCAAAATTACAGAGGTTTAATGCCTTGTCAATATGTCCTCCTTTGCAAAGGCCGTCAATAATAATTGAGTAGTCAACCACATCCATGAGAGGTAGCTTATCTCCTGCTCCCACAACAAGGTTAAAAGCATCCAGATATCGGCCGCCTTTTGTCAGTGTCCTCAAAACTTCAGCAGGAAAAGTTGCTTCAGATATGCCACCTTTCATAGTAGCAAGAAACCGAACCGCAGTTTCTACATTTTTAATGCAAAGAAAGTAAACAAGTATCTTGGCTGCTCTAAGCTCAAACATCCCATACTTTTTTATGAATGTTGTCAAAAGGAGGCCAGTCAAAAATGTTTTGCCACCATAGAGAAGGGATCTCATTAAAAGGTAGTAGGAGTTCTTGCTTAGAACAAAACCATTACTTTGAATCACCATTAACAGATCGAATGCAGCCTCTGATAATCCTTTGTTGCAAAGGAGAGAAACAGCATCGCTACACATTGAATCAAAATTTTCATGCTCATTTCTTCCCAATCTCTGAAACAAATCTAAAACTCCAAGAGCACCCTTAACTCCAAAGATCTTTTTGATCAATGACATATAGATCCTTGTACTTAAAGGTAAACCTCGATCTATTAGTTCAACAAATACTTCAACTGCCATGTCTGGCATGCCATTCCTACACAGCCCTTGAATGGTGCAATTGTAACACGCAACTGAAGTTATAGATGCCTTCCGAAATTCATCAAATATTTCAAGTGCCTCATCTATCATTCCTACTTTTGAGTAACATTCAATCATGGTACAGTAAGTAACAAAATTGGAAGTCAGGCCCATATCCGATATTTTCTTATATATGGCAAGAGCATCCTCAAACAACCCCATCATAAATAGGCCTTTTATAAGAAAGTTGCACATAGTAACATCAAGAGAAACATCAGCTGCTTCAactctattttttatttctacCATTCCGATGACATTTTCTTCTTGAATATAACCATGTAACAACGTACTATATGTGATAATATCTCCGGAGATCCCCTTAGACACATCATCAGCCTCAATCATTCTCCCAGCTTTACACAATCCATTGATAATCGTATTGTACGTGACAACACTAGGTTTTATTCCTTTCTTCTCCATTTCACTGAGCAGTTCGAATGCACGTTCTATGTCACCCTTCCTGCACACGCCATCAATTAACACTGCATAGATAAACTCATCCGCTTCGATCCCCAATTCTTCAACCATCTTAAACACCGCAAACGCCTCACACATTTTTCCTTTCTTGCAAAATCCTAATATCACCGCCGTAAGAGTAACCAAATTAGGTTGCACACCGCGCTTTTTCATCTCGTATAAAAACCCAACTGCTTTCTCCACATGACCTTCCTTCGAGAACCCATCAATAAGTATCGTATAGCCTATCGTATCCAACTCAATTCTCCTACACACCATCTCATTGTACATCCtatcctccccaaaccccacttgtgggattacaccggTGACGTTGTTGTTTTGTTGTGCCATCTCACTGTATCTAAGGAGCGCCTCTTCAATCGCTCCTTCCCTAAAATACCCATATATCCAATTACTGTAAAACACAACATCTAATTCTAATCCATATATCTTCATCCTAGCAACCAAATCTTGAACCTCATCAATTCTTCCCAATCTATAATAAGCACTTACTAATGCTGTATAAGTAACAACATTAGGCTTCAAATAACCTAAATTCACAGCATTTTCGAAGAACTCAACAGCAAGCTCAGCTTTTCCAACACTCAAGAAACCAGAAATCACACAACTACACACAAAATTATCAAAAGGGTATTTATTTTTCTCAGTAGTCATCAATTCTAACACTTCAATTGCCAAATCCATCCTTCCCTGACTACATAAAGAGTAAATCAACGAAGAAAAAGTGAAAGAAGAAAGCAAAACTTTGCCATCACAATCCTGCTGTAATACAGAAAGGGCCTTTTCGCATTTATGCTCTTTTACAAGGGCTTGTATGTAAATTCTGTGTGTTTGGGAGTCTTTCTGGAATTGGTGTGATTTGACTAAGTGTGTGATAAGTTTGAATCTTTTGGATTGAGAAAGGAAGAGCAGGAATTGGTTGAAGTGTTGTGTGGTGGGAGTGAAACCAGTCTTCAATAGAGAAACAATATTTGGAGATATCTTAGAGAGAATCATGGCCTGTGATACTATACAGTTAGATTTGGGAACTTCGATTTCATAGCTCTAATTTGAAATAAATGTAATCATAACAGCAAGAGGCAAAAATAAAGAAGAGCAAATAGTGTACAAAAAGAGCCAAATTGAAGAAGCTAATGCTGTTTTATTGTGTTGCATAACTTTGCCCTCTCATTTCCACAGCAGCACCGCCAATGAGTTGAGAAAGAATTGGGCGAGCAGCccagaagaaaaaaagaaaaaagatctccttttctttttcctattttcTTTACTCCACACAGGTTAGATTATAATTATTACTCCCTCCCGTAAAACTTCTTTATTTTGACGCTAAATTCGGATATATAagatttttaagtttttttaaaaataatctaCATATTTAGAACCTATATAAAAAGTAGTACTACTCTTTTCCGGTTTATAATATGTATTCACTTAATCATTTTATTTTGGTATGTCTACTTACATAATTTAGaaggaattaatttttttttttcaaatttaccccAATTTAGATAGGTGAGTTTTTATGTAATCAAGAAATTATATTATTTTGGGTAGTTTTAATTAAAGCTAATTTAGTCGATATTTTCTTCTAGGAGTTAGTTTTTTCTTAAATGGTCTGCTaacattttttttgcacggattgtccttcatacaaaccggtctttaatttttgtccctacttgtcatttaatgaaaatttgtgggccaAAGCACTTTTATTCGCTGGTCTACGAAATCAGAGATTCTGGGTCCGATCCCCAACAGaatcaggaaaaaaaaattcacaaggccAAGTTACATAGAAACGACATAGTTGTATAGAAATTTAGTTATccggcataagttgtgtagtaacGAATTCGCTCGACATAAGTTTATAGAAACTTTATCTTATGCGgcataacttaatttctacagaactatACCAGATAAGACAcagtttctatgtaactttgcccGACAAGAAACATTCTATGAAACTTTGCCTTACGAAATTAGGTCATACATCcgtatttctcttcttttttcaatATCAGGGGTATTTTTTTTATCACTTTTTTGTTATTTAAGTGTTGaatgataaaaattaaagactagcgatttgaggggcaaaaagtaaagaccaccccaagataGGGGCATTCGTGCGAATTGCCCGTGTgctaaaggctaagtggacacttattttgaaccagaaAGAGTATAAGTCACAATTATTAACTATTTgaaatatttaaaaggcataCGAATAATTGTGGTTAAATATTTTCTTATCAAAATCCAAACCGTATCACATAATTTGAGATAGAgggagtgttgacacccaattttggccctcctttttcgcttaattaatttcactatgctttTAGTCCTGAAAATTCCCCAAAGGAGCTAGGAATATTTTCACTGATTATTACGCTATTTTCCGAGATATATTTCTCTAAATTTAAGGAATTTTTATCGTTTCTTagaaattaccaaaaaaaaatcatattttataattaTAAATGACTAAACatcattttttatatatataattaaaatcaCTCAAAAATAATAATGTTAATATTCGTATATCAATATTGGCATTGGCATTTTTCCTTTAATCCTACTTATTATCGTATTAATCATCTTTTGCtctattttttttaactaaatatGTATATTAACTTGTATTGTAATTTATATAGGTGTATATATTTGGGAATTAATTAGGACAAAaaaacatattttaattaattgattagagTAAAAAGGGATTAGAAATTAATTCACCTACATAACACTGGGCCAATTCCCTTCTCCTCCAAATTAAATCAGCAACCCAACACCTCTAGCCCAATTCCCCACCGACCCGAACCGGCCCAACACCTACACTAAAATCCCCCAACCCATTTTCAGTTCAATCAAGACCAGACCCTTTCTCTTTAACCAAACAGCCCTAAAGACTAACGCTCCTCTCCTCTCCGTCTTCCACCTCGCCGCCAACCCCCCTTTACCCATTAAGGCTGTAGCAATAGACGGCTTGGATCATGTTTTATCTTTCGTTCATGTCTTCAAAACCAGTTCTAATATGGATCAATATTAAGTTGTTCGTGTCAAATAGCtattttcctactttcatttGGACATGAGCATGAAACTTTATTTGTTTGAGGGCATTGAAAGGTTAGCATTGTCCCTGTTGTAGTTAGCTTAAATAAAATGGTTGATAACATAGCTGCTGCCAATACGATTTCCTAAAGCTCTACCATAAAATCCATTTAGACCTTATGACTAAAAATATCATGCCGTGACTCCGTCTAGAGACCTATATGTGAATATATGATGCCTTATAACTGAAAAGAAAAGGTTATTAAGTTTGATCAAATGAAAGGGTGATGTTTTGTTCGAGAGAAAAAGTTATTATTTTTAAGGAAAGTTTACTGTTTTGATATAAAAAGAAAGCTACTGTTTTTTTTAACTAAAAAGCTACTGTTTTCAGGTTAAAAAGTTACTGTTTTGGTTGGGGAGAATTACTGGtttaaaataccctcgaactattgaaaatggaacaaaaataccctccatccacctttcagcccccaaatacccttaccatccacttattgggtctaaaatacccctattgctaacataatattctggtcaaacacgtggcatttttttattggttgaattataaaattaattaaactaattgaccAGATAACCAAGTGCCCCCCACCCCCTACCCCCCGACCCCCCCccggtgaattttttttttttttgaaaaaaaagttgacattttttgcaccccaccccgcacccctacccccccccccccgacgcaaaaaaaattaatatttttgaaaaaaaacgttttgacgtttttttgggttttttagctgggaggggagggaggcgtagggggagggtgcggggtggaaaaaaagtcaacttgtgccttttagatttttggggggtgggggggggggggtgcgggggaggtgtagggtgcggggtggggtgcaaaaaaaatattgtagtctacacttgtgccttttagatttttggttgaaaatataccatgttttttagggtgagatatttttttttttggtaactcaattacattagacattttaatttatcaagACATTTCACAGTACTTGTGATTTTTACTGGGAAGTTGAGAAgcgtaacaatattttttttgcaccccaccccgcaccctacacctcccccccccccccccccctcccagctgaaaaaaaaagttgactttttttccaccccgcaccctccccctccccccaccccccaccccccaaaccccgcaccctacgcccccctcccctcccagctaaaaaaacccaaaaaaaaacgtcaaaacttttttttcaaaaatattaattttttttttttgcgtcgggggggggggggggggggtaggggtagggtgcgggatggggtgcaaaaaaaaatgtcaacttttttttcaaaatttttttttttcaagggggggggggtcgggtcggggggtgggggcactatctggtcaatatt
Encoded proteins:
- the LOC132641125 gene encoding pentatricopeptide repeat-containing protein At5g57250, mitochondrial, encoding MILSKISPNIVSLLKTGFTPTTQHFNQFLLFLSQSKRFKLITHLVKSHQFQKDSQTHRIYIQALVKEHKCEKALSVLQQDCDGKVLLSSFTFSSLIYSLCSQGRMDLAIEVLELMTTEKNKYPFDNFVCSCVISGFLSVGKAELAVEFFENAVNLGYLKPNVVTYTALVSAYYRLGRIDEVQDLVARMKIYGLELDVVFYSNWIYGYFREGAIEEALLRYSEMAQQNNNVTGVIPQVGFGEDRMYNEMVCRRIELDTIGYTILIDGFSKEGHVEKAVGFLYEMKKRGVQPNLVTLTAVILGFCKKGKMCEAFAVFKMVEELGIEADEFIYAVLIDGVCRKGDIERAFELLSEMEKKGIKPSVVTYNTIINGLCKAGRMIEADDVSKGISGDIITYSTLLHGYIQEENVIGMVEIKNRVEAADVSLDVTMCNFLIKGLFMMGLFEDALAIYKKISDMGLTSNFVTYCTMIECYSKVGMIDEALEIFDEFRKASITSVACYNCTIQGLCRNGMPDMAVEVFVELIDRGLPLSTRIYMSLIKKIFGVKGALGVLDLFQRLGRNEHENFDSMCSDAVSLLCNKGLSEAAFDLLMVIQSNGFVLSKNSYYLLMRSLLYGGKTFLTGLLLTTFIKKYGMFELRAAKILVYFLCIKNVETAVRFLATMKGGISEATFPAEVLRTLTKGGRYLDAFNLVVGAGDKLPLMDVVDYSIIIDGLCKGGHIDKALNLCNFAKNKGISFNIVTYNSVINGLCRQGCVVEAFRLFDSLEKIDVAPSEITCGILIDTLSKEGLLEDARRLFEEMSVKNLRPNTLIYNSLIDGYSKLGQVQETMKLLLDLQAEGLTPDEFTVSAVLNSYCQKGDMEGALGFFSEFKMRPDFLGFMYLVRGLCDKGRMEESRCILREMFQSKSVIDLLGRAESENGTESIISFLSQLCERGSIQEAVNILNEVVSVFFPVRRGWNLLEEPNYDRREKRADSKDLLCKYKIDIDEAWTPDKASNNRSNRDNQITQLLDFSYYYSRIALLCSKGEYDKANEVAKVITGFT